A portion of the Mytilus galloprovincialis chromosome 12, xbMytGall1.hap1.1, whole genome shotgun sequence genome contains these proteins:
- the LOC143054929 gene encoding mRNA-capping enzyme-like isoform X3 yields MSYKNKKKLGPPPRWIDCPRKGQLIDKKFLPFKTPLDKSYEDQIPEYSCFTLDLLFNSLKSMKLKMGLLIDLTNTNRFYNKDEVDEKFECKYVKLQCRGHGESPDVDQTSAFIDICSRFISQKPLEVIGVHCTHGFNRTGFLISSYLVEKNDWSVDAAVQTYATQRPPGIYKQDYLKELFSRYGDVDDTPPAPPLPAWCNESESKNVDDDGLEISKSNNYSGPKRTKREFVKKDAKFVEGVMGVSQLKLQPRLAEVQRKVQELCAWKRRENNGDGDGGEDREGACYIGSGDNTESGSKRDNPDSRDGGEDRRGGDCYNCGIPGHKEKDCPEPSSLRGRRNGSKGEGDSRKCYKCKKIGHLKRDCPQVTTGDERKSCYNCGKSGHVKRNCPELRSGDDRKKCYRCGELGHVKRNCPKANKNENKESCEDFSNFTKNHKESNIEDGDITSGNNCGNPEDLKEDEDITTGNTCGKRENLKGDCLKGHCDTEDSDKK; encoded by the exons ATGAGCTACAAGAATAAGAAAAAGCTTGGACCACCTCCTCGATGGATTGACTGTCCCCGTAAAGGTCAACTTATTG ATAAGAAATTTTTACCATTTAAGACCCCACTTGACAAAAGTTATGAAGACCAGATTCCTGAATACAGTTGTTTTACATTGGATCTGTTGTTTAATTCACTTAAATCCATGAAG cTAAAAATGGGTTTATTAATAGATTTAACAAACACCAACAGATTTTATAACAAAGATGAAGTCGatgagaaatttgaatgtaaaTATGTCAAGCTGCAGTGCAGAGG ACATGGTGAGTCTCCTGACGTTGATCAGACCAGTGCATTTATTGACATATGTAGCAGATTCATTTCACAGAAACCATTAGAAGTTATAG GTGTTCATTGTACACATGGCTTCAACAGAACTGGATTTCTCATTAGTTCATATCttgtagaaaaaaatgattggag TGTAGATGCAGCTGTACAGACATATGCCACTCAAAGGCCTCCTGGTATTTATAAACAAGATTATCTTAAAGAATTGTTCTCAAGGTATGGGGATGTAGATGACACGCCCCCTGCACCACCTCTTCCTGCATGGTGTAATG AGTCAGAATCAAAGAATGTAGATGATGATGGACTTGAAATAAGCAAAAGCAACAACTACAGTGGACCTAAACGGACTAAACGAGAATTTGTTAAAAAG GATGCTAAGTTTGTTGAGGGTGTGATGGGTGTATCACAGTTAAAGTTACAACCTAGACTGGCTGAGGTTCAAAGAAAAGTACAAGAGTTATGTGCCTGGAAAAG AAGGGAGAACAATGGAGATGGAGACGGAGGGGAGGATAGGGAAGGCGCCTGCTACATTGGTTCAGGGGACAACACTGAAAGTGGAAGCAAAAGGGATAACCCAGACAGTCGGGACGGAGGAGAAGATAGGAGGGGAGGTGACTGCTACAACTGTGGAATACCAGGACACAAGGAAAAGGATTGCCCAGAACCAAGTAGTCTTAGAGGTAGAAGAAATGGCTCAAAAGGAGAGGGAGATAGCAGGAAGTGTTATAAATGTAAGAAAATTGGACATTTAAAGAGAGATTGTCCTCAGGTGACCACAGGCGATGAGAGAAAAAGCTGCTATAACTGTGGCAAATCTGGGCATGTGAAAAGAAATTGTCCTGAGTTGAGAAGCGGGGATGATAGAAAAAAATGCTATAGATGTGGTGAACTTGGACATGTAAAAAGAAATTGCCCCAAAGCTAACAAAAATGAGAATAAAGAAAGCtgtgaagattttagtaattttaCTAAAAATCATAAGGAATCAAATATAGAAGATGGAGATATCACCTCCGGAAACAACTGTGGTAATCCTGAAGATTTAAAAGAAGATGAAGATATCACAACCGGCAATACCTGTGGTAAACGTGAAAATCTTAAAGGAGATTGTCTGAAGGGACATTGTGATACAGAGGATTCAGATAAAAAATGA